The DNA region TTGACTCAAAATTTAAAACAAAATACAAAACTGAGTCAGCAGATGAGTCAACTCAGTCGAGTCTAGCTCTAGGATGAATATCTTTGAGAAGCCCCAAAACTTGCTGCATTGTAGGCCTCTTCCCCGGCGACTCAGCGGTACAAAGATACGCAACTCGGAGACTCTCCACCATTTGACTCTCTGAGTCACCACCACCGAGTTTAATCCTATCATCAAGTGCCCTCACTCCATGCCCCTCTCTCACAAGCTTCCTCACCCAAACAACCGTCTCCGCCGTACCAGGCTTCCCTGTTAGAAGCTCCATAAGCACGACACCGAAGCAATAAACATCCGTCTCAGTGCAACAATTCGGAGGACATTGTTGTCCGAATTTCCTAAACCCGAAATCGGCTATCCGTGGCTCGAAGTCATCGGCGAGAAGGACGTTTGATGTTACTAGATGCCCGTGGACGACGGGCTTTGACCCTGCATGGTGGAGGAAAGCTAGACCGCGCGCGACACCTATAGCGATACGGTGTCGCGTTGGCCATCCCATTTTCTCCGGCGAAGAAGTTCGTGAACCGACGCCGTTTTGAATCTCCCACGTATCGGTGCTCCAATCCTCCACGTTAGTCTCTCCCGTCGGTAATTCGTGTAGCCACCGGCCTAAATCTCCGTTTGACATAAACTCATACAAAACAAGCTTTTCCTTCCCTGAAATTTcaaagaaataataataaaaatcaaattttaaTAATAATTCACCAAATAAATGTAGTTCAAATCATAACAATGTACTTCAAATCCACATTTCTGCATAATAATTATCTCTATCTAACTATCAACTGAATTGACAATTGTCTTCGAGGGAACAATAACAATCTCCTATTACATGCACCATATAAATAAAAAGTCCTATTATTTTGTAATTCATTTGAACAAACATTACCTGTTACATTTTGTTTCTTTCTTTATTTTTGGTTCAAATTACATTTTTATCTACATAGCTTCAAACATAACGTTACATATGATTAACTTTTACCAAAAATAATACACGACCAAAATTATAAAAGTTGAAAGAAACTTTTACTAGTATGCTACTATTATTTTTGTTATATACGGTATACTATAGTACTACTACTATGAAGTAAGGTAAAAAATATCATGTAGATAATTCACTATTAGAAAACCATTTatcttaaaaataaattttctaCTGTCTAAAATGTTTATACACCTACTGATTCAATTTCAAATTGATTGTCGGCATTAGGAAGTACTAGAACTAGTacttttaaaaataaataaaaaaattgttttatttttattgtatAAATTTTCAAATAGTACTACTATTCTATAAAAAAAACAGAAAGTTGAAAAGTACTTGCATAAATTTCCAAACGTAATCATAACATAACCAATGCTAGATTTAGATGAGAAAATGGTTTCACATTAAAAAACCAAACCCGTGAAAATCATTTAATGAGAGTAGGTTAATCCAAAAGGACACTGCAATAAAAAAATCAAGAAAATTTTGGAACCATTTGAAAGAAAAAACAATGAAAAAACCAGAGAGAAAAATAGTACCTGCAATACAGTAACCAGAGAGAGGCAAAAGATTGGGATGTTTAAGCTGAGACAAGTCAACGAAAGTTGCAACAGAGTCATCATGATCAACGTCTCTCGCATTTTCAAGAACCTTGATTGCCACGTGTATGTCACCAGGTAAAACCGCACGGTAAACGGGCCCACATCTACCTTCAGCAAGCTGTGAATCTTTTCCAAAGTATGACGTGGCAGTCATGAGATCAACGAACGTAATGTTCATCAATGGTTTCTCAAACATTACAACTGCTGCAGAAGATGGTTCTTTCAGATCAGCCACCCATGATGTTCCGGATTCGGTTTCAAACTCGAACGGTCCTGATTTGAGGGTTGTTGTTAATCCCATCACTGGTTTTGAAATTGAGATTGCCCATTTGTTCTTTTTTGCTTGTTGTTTTTTCTTTCTGTAACCGAAGATTGCTAATATGGATAATACGACAAGAATGAATGTTGAAACTGAGGAAACTGTTGCGATAATAATAATCTTGGTTTTTGATTTTGACttgtgtttgtgtttttgtttggTTTTTTTCAAGTggagttgttgttgttgttggtggtggtggTAGTGTGGTAGGTTTGATTTTGAATGAATGTTTGGTGTTTTGGATGCGTTGAGGTTGTTGTTGGAATCGAAATTGTTACCTGCGTGAATGAATGATGATTTTCCGAATCTTTTGATTAGTTTGTATAATGGAGATGAAGATTTGAAGTTGTTGTTTGAGATGTTGAGGAATGTAAGGTTGTTGAGAGGTGGAAAGTCAGAAGGGAAAGTGCCGTTTAAGGTATTGTTTGAGAGGTTTAAGGAAGAGAGTGAGGTGAGATGGGAAATGGGTTTTATGTTTCCTTTGATGTTACAGTTTGAGAGATCGAGGTGGTTAAGTTTCGTGAGATTTTGAAGTCCTGAAGGTAAAGCGTTGAGGTTGTTGTTGGAAAGGTCGAGGATTTTAAGGTTTTGAAAAGACGAAAGATGAACCTGGTTTGTGAATCTGTTGTTTGAGAGATTGAGATTTTGTAGTGACGATGAAAAGGGTTTCATTTGGAATGCAATGCTTCCACCGAATCTGTTTTTGGAGAGATTCACTGTTAATAAACTTGATGAAGTAGTTTTCCAGAACCAGTTTGGGACTTGGCCTTGTAGATGATTTTCGGAGAGATCGAGAAACTCTAAGGCTGTCATGTTTCTTAGGTATCTCCATGAGATGTTTCCGGTAAGGTTTTTGGATGGAAGGTTTATGATGTTAATCTCATTCTCACCCTTAGAACAGATGAATAAGCCTCTTGTTTGGAACAATGAAGAGTTGAATCCAGAGACAGATTGGAAAGCCTTTGATATAAGATTCTGGTTTTCAATGTTGCATGAAGATGATGATTCTGCAAGAGTAATAAACAATAGGAGATTCATCAAGAACATGTAAAAGAGTTTCATTTTTTCTTGTTCTTAGATGCACAATTTCAATCTCAATCTCAATCTCTCATGTGGTGTTGTTGATATAGTTGTTAATAGATTTGAATGAAGGAAAAGACAGAGTTGGTGGTGTGTTGGTTTTAGTGGGACTGTTTGCGGTTAATAGAAGTGAAGTGGGAAGGAACGGCGTTATGTGTTTTTATTAACGGAGGAGTTAACGGCACGTGAGGAGGATGGTTATGACTTATGTATGTGTATGGTGAGTGAGAATTAATGGATGTTGTACAATGGGCGTTGACTGCATGAACATCATCATAGACATGAACATTTAAAAACCTATGGTTGAATAGTACTAGTTGATAGTGATGTCACTTAATGAGacctttcttttcttttttcaagTGATTCTAATAAAAAGATATACGAGGACATATTTTTCATACATGGTTATATATTGTGTTTAAGGATGGAGTTAATTTGACGGAGAAAATTGTGTTTTAGGATATGGTGAATCCAACTATAGGATTTATGATTGTTTAGGATTCAGTCAAATTCAATAATATTAATCAAATGATTTATCAAATAATTATCGATGGTCAATTTTGTTCTAACAGAATATATTGAGGATTAAGGCTATTTT from Lathyrus oleraceus cultivar Zhongwan6 chromosome 1, CAAS_Psat_ZW6_1.0, whole genome shotgun sequence includes:
- the LOC127080763 gene encoding calmodulin-binding receptor kinase CaMRLK, which produces MKLFYMFLMNLLLFITLAESSSSCNIENQNLISKAFQSVSGFNSSLFQTRGLFICSKGENEINIINLPSKNLTGNISWRYLRNMTALEFLDLSENHLQGQVPNWFWKTTSSSLLTVNLSKNRFGGSIAFQMKPFSSSLQNLNLSNNRFTNQVHLSSFQNLKILDLSNNNLNALPSGLQNLTKLNHLDLSNCNIKGNIKPISHLTSLSSLNLSNNTLNGTFPSDFPPLNNLTFLNISNNNFKSSSPLYKLIKRFGKSSFIHAGNNFDSNNNLNASKTPNIHSKSNLPHYHHHQQQQQLHLKKTKQKHKHKSKSKTKIIIIATVSSVSTFILVVLSILAIFGYRKKKQQAKKNKWAISISKPVMGLTTTLKSGPFEFETESGTSWVADLKEPSSAAVVMFEKPLMNITFVDLMTATSYFGKDSQLAEGRCGPVYRAVLPGDIHVAIKVLENARDVDHDDSVATFVDLSQLKHPNLLPLSGYCIAGKEKLVLYEFMSNGDLGRWLHELPTGETNVEDWSTDTWEIQNGVGSRTSSPEKMGWPTRHRIAIGVARGLAFLHHAGSKPVVHGHLVTSNVLLADDFEPRIADFGFRKFGQQCPPNCCTETDVYCFGVVLMELLTGKPGTAETVVWVRKLVREGHGVRALDDRIKLGGGDSESQMVESLRVAYLCTAESPGKRPTMQQVLGLLKDIHPRARLD